In one Streptomyces sp. T12 genomic region, the following are encoded:
- a CDS encoding alpha-L-rhamnosidase C-terminal domain-containing protein: protein MSRDIGDDSRSLRTSPRGGPARVSVVTTAPASPARHVAAPAAPHLAPLEPGYRRVLVAPRPGGGLTSASTRLATSHGEVSADCSRHPGKGTWSNSARAPTHSASVGLPILLPSRSSDGEVELMDAVAHGGAATSVSLETRNPGRPHARGRRRGRPRPPFPGNAVRDVRHQADPALRRPLGRPALPRQGNRCHGNEAAARRAITEPNNWASRWRGQSCRPGPVPNRHGVSFTMRASGAGQRTCGRASGPDAAVLPEPMAPARRPASHRVQRPCPASVGTGSALSRNSPSMRACSAW, encoded by the coding sequence ATGAGCAGGGACATCGGTGATGACTCACGCAGCCTGCGGACATCTCCGCGAGGTGGCCCGGCGCGGGTATCCGTAGTCACGACGGCGCCTGCCTCGCCCGCCCGCCATGTCGCTGCCCCCGCAGCCCCACACCTCGCCCCCCTCGAACCGGGCTACCGGCGCGTGCTCGTGGCGCCCAGACCCGGCGGTGGGCTGACCTCGGCCTCCACCAGACTGGCCACCTCGCACGGCGAGGTATCGGCGGACTGTTCTCGCCACCCGGGGAAGGGGACGTGGTCGAACTCGGCGCGGGCACCCACACATTCTGCGTCGGTGGGCCTCCCGATCTTGTTGCCAAGCCGCAGCAGTGACGGCGAAGTGGAACTGATGGATGCCGTGGCCCACGGTGGGGCCGCCACCTCGGTCTCCCTCGAGACGAGAAATCCGGGCCGCCCTCACGCTCGTGGCCGGCGACGAGGTCGTCCTCGGCCACCGTTCCCTGGGAACGCGGTTCGCGATGTCCGTCATCAGGCTGATCCCGCTCTTCGTCGTCCTCTTGGTCGGCCGGCGCTACCTCGTCAAGGGAATCGCTGCCACGGGAATGAAGCAGCCGCACGGCGGGCGATCACGGAACCGAACAACTGGGCGTCTCGCTGGCGTGGCCAATCATGCCGACCGGGTCCCGTACCGAACCGGCATGGTGTCAGTTTCACCATGCGCGCGTCCGGGGCGGGGCAACGGACCTGTGGGCGAGCCTCCGGGCCGGACGCGGCCGTACTCCCTGAGCCGATGGCTCCCGCGAGACGGCCTGCCTCACATCGAGTTCAACGGCCCTGCCCGGCTTCCGTCGGGACGGGGTCCGCGCTCTCCCGCAACTCGCCGAGTATGCGCGCCTGTTCGGCCTGGTAG